A stretch of DNA from Streptomyces xanthii:
CTGGAACACCTGGTCGTAGGCGGTGGCCAGTTCGGGCGTCTGGTTGGCCTCGATGTCGCCCCAGGAGTTGGAGACGATGTCGGCCAGGTGCTTGTCGACGATCTTGTGCAGCGAGTCGAGCAGGTCGTCGTCGTAGCAGGATGAGGCGCCCACGTACGTGATGCCCGCCTGCGGCGCCACCGCGTGCACGGCCTCGACGTCGAGGGTCTCCTCGCCGTACCAGCCGGCCGCGCCGCACTCCTCGGTCTTCGTGTAGTTCTTCGGCAGGACCTGGTTGAACTGGCCCTTCGCGTACGGCGCGTCACCGTGCTTGGACGCGTACTCGGCCGCGTCCTTCGCGATGGTCGGCGAGGCGTACGCGTCGGTGATCGCGACCCGCACCCCCTTGCCGGTGGCCTTGCCGGCGCCGTAGGCGGCACGCAGCTGCTTGCCCGTGTACCCCTTGATCGCGTAGGGCACCTTGCCGCCGTACGCGTCCGGGAGCGTCGTCGCGATCTTCGAGCCGTAGTACGAGGAGAACGGCCCGGAGTTGCGGAACACGGCGTCCGGCGGCGGCAGCTGGTCCTTCTTCGTCGCCTTGTGCGGGGCGCTGTCCAGGCCGGTGACCGTGAGCACGGCGCCGTCGAGGGAGGCGGGCACGGAGGCGGCCCTGGACGGGGCCCGGTAGGTGTGACCGCTCTTGGCGAAGTCGTGCAGCTGGGTGCCGAACGCCTTCTCGGTCGCGGCCACGTCACCCGAAACGGATATGTAGTGCTCCGTGGTGCCGGTGACGGTCAGGCCCGCGGCCTTCAGCCACGCGGTGACCTCGGCGACCTGCTGCTTCGTCGCGCCGAACCGGTCGCGCGCCTGCTTCGCCGTCAGGTACTTGCCGTACTGCCGCGACTTCGGGTCGGACACGGCGCGCGCGTACGCGGCCAGGCCCTTCGCGTCGCGTCCCGCGAGGTAGACGCGGGTGTGGACCGTGTTGCCGTCCGGGGTGGCACCGCGGTCGGCGGAGCCGGTGGCCCACAGCGGCTTGGTGCCCGAGAGCGTGTCCCGGGCACCCGTGTCGGCCTGCGCGGCCGGGGTGGCGAGGGCGAGGGCGCCGGCCAGCAGCGGCAGTGTCGCCGCGATGCTCAGGCCTGCTCTGGCGCGGGTGCGGCGAGTGCCGCGGATGGATCTCATCGTGGAAACCCCCTGGGTGAGGTGCACATGTGATGCACACGCAGAGGGCCCCCACTCTCACCACCAACCGTTCACGTGAGGGGAATGGAACGATCAAGTTGGCGTCAAGTCGGGTCAAGTACGGTCAGGGCGAGTCGGTTTGACGCCGTTTTGGCACGCCCTGACCGATCCGGAAGCGCCGGGCTACGGCCGGGCGCCGCGCTCCTTCAGCATCCCCGTCATCAGGTCGATCTCCGACTCCTGAGACTCCACCATGCCGCGCGCAAGGCGCCGTTCGGCCTTCACCTCGCACCGCTTCACACAGCCCTCGGCCATGTGCACCCCGCCCTTGTGGTGGGCGATCATCAGCCGCAGATAGCCGACCTCGGCGTCCCGGCCGCGCTTCCCGCGCAACGCCTCCAGCTGCGTGTCCGTCGCCATCCCCGGCATCAGCGCCCCGTCCTCGCCGGCCGGCGCGTCCCCCATCCCCATCCACGTCATCGGCGGATCGGCGGACACCTTGGGCAGCTCCCACAGGTCGAGCCAGCCGAGCAGCATCCCGCGCTGGTTCGCCTGCGTCTGCGCGATGTCGTAGGCGAGCCGCCGCACGTCCTCGTCGCGCGTCCCGTCCCGCACGATGTACGACATCTCGACGGCCTGCTGATGGTGCACGGCCATGTCCCGGGCGAAGCCCGCGTCAGCGGAGTCCGCGCCCGGCACCGCCACCGAGGCCGGGGCCGGCGGGTGGTCCCCGTCGGCCACCGCGTACGTGACCGCGCCGGCCGCGACGAGCACCGCCGCCGCGGCCGGGACCAGCCACCGGGTCGCGCTCGTCACCCGCTCAGACCACCCGTGCACGCCGCGCCCGGCTCGGGCGTCTGCCGCCCCTGCACGAACCGCTCGAAGAACGCGCCGAGCGCCGGGTCCGAGGCGCTCTTCACCGTCCGCTGGTGCCCCCAGGCACTGAGCATGATCGGATCCTTCTGGTCCTCGACCGGGCTCATCAGCGAGTACGGGGTCGCCTTCACCTTCTTCTCCAGCGCGGCGACGTCGGCGTCGGAGGCCTTGCCGTTGTACGTGACCCAGACCGCGCCGTGCTCCAGGGCGTGCACCGCGTTCTCGTTCGGGATCGCCTTGCCGTAGACGTCGCCGTTGCAGTTCATCCACACCTGGTTGTGGTCCCCGCCGACCGGTGGCTCCATCGGGTACGTGACCTTCTTGGCCACGTGGTTGCGGGCGAGCTTGCCGCTCCACGTGCCGACGCCGTCCTTGTCGTAGCTGAAGTGCCCGGCGGCCGCCGCGCCCTTCGCGTCGGTCTTCGCGCCTGCCTTCGACGCCGACGCGTCGTCGTCGCCGCCCTTGCTCACGGCCCAGGCGCCCGCTCCTATCAGGGCGGCCACGACGGCCGTGCTCGCGACGACGACCGAGATCCGGCGGCGCCGCTCGCGGGCCCGCTCGGCACGCCGCATCTCCTCGATGCGGTCCCGGGCGGACAGAGGGGTCGTGCTCTTGGCGGAACCCATGCAGAGTCCTTCTGTGAAAAGGATGAGACGGACGGGTCCGCCGATCGTAGTGGGGAAACAGGGGCCGCGGGAGACGGCTTTTGGCCCAGGTGCGGGCCCCCTGTCGTGGGGCTGTACGGCGGCAGGCACTATGGCCGGAAGGGGACCGGCAGGCACTATGAGAACCACACCGGCCGATCAGGGACGATCATGGTCGGCAACGCGCACGAAACGGGCGTGTGGTGGGATGGAAGCAGGCCTTTCGACGGCGTTGGAGCAGGCGGCCTGACCAGCAAGGATGGGTGGAAGCGGAAGATGGACAAGCAGCAGGAATTCGTGCTCCGTACTCTCGAGGAGCGCGACATCCGGTTCGTACGCCTGTGGTTCACGGACGTGCTCGGCTTCCTCAAGTCGGTGGCCGTGGCCCCCGCCGAGCTTGAACAGGCATTCGACGAGGGAATCGGCTTCGACGGCTCTGCCATCGAGGGCTTCGCCCGCGTCTACGAGTCCGACATGATCGCCAAGCCGGACCCCTCCACCTTCCAGGTCCTGCCCTGGCGCGCGGAGGCCCCCGGCACGGCCCGCATGTTCTGCGACATCCTCATGCCCGACGGCTCCCCGTCCTTCGCCGACCCGCGCTACGTCCTCAAGCGCGCCCTCGCCAAGACCTCCGACCTCGGCTTCACCTTCTACACCCACCCCGAGATCGAGTTCTTCCTGCTCAAGCACAAGCCGCTGGACGGCTCGCGCCCCACGCCCGCCGACAACTCCGGCTACTTCGACCACACCCCGCAGAACGTGGGCATGGACTTCCGCCGCCAGGCCATCACCATGCTCGAGTCGATGGGCATCTCGGTCGAGTTCAGCCACCACGAGGGCGCCCCCGGCCAGCAGGAGATCGACCTGCGCTACGCCGACGCCCTCTCCACCGCCGACAACATCATGACCTTCCGCCTGGTCATGAAGCAGGTCGCCCTCG
This window harbors:
- a CDS encoding S53 family peptidase, whose protein sequence is MRSIRGTRRTRARAGLSIAATLPLLAGALALATPAAQADTGARDTLSGTKPLWATGSADRGATPDGNTVHTRVYLAGRDAKGLAAYARAVSDPKSRQYGKYLTAKQARDRFGATKQQVAEVTAWLKAAGLTVTGTTEHYISVSGDVAATEKAFGTQLHDFAKSGHTYRAPSRAASVPASLDGAVLTVTGLDSAPHKATKKDQLPPPDAVFRNSGPFSSYYGSKIATTLPDAYGGKVPYAIKGYTGKQLRAAYGAGKATGKGVRVAITDAYASPTIAKDAAEYASKHGDAPYAKGQFNQVLPKNYTKTEECGAAGWYGEETLDVEAVHAVAPQAGITYVGASSCYDDDLLDSLHKIVDKHLADIVSNSWGDIEANQTPELATAYDQVFQLGAVEGIGFYFSSGDNGDNVASTGTKQVDTPANSAWVTAVGGTSLAVGKGDAYQWETGWGTLKANLSADGKSWTDFPGAYTSGAGGGTSKTVPQPFYQKGVVPGELARANGGLNRVVPDIAAVADPNTGFLVGQTQTLPDGSLGYDEYRIGGTSLAAPVIAGVQALAQQVRGGHAIGFANPVIYGHYGSRVYHDVTDQPVKGGLAVARVDFANGADAADGLLTSVRSLGKDASLKAVRGYDDVTGVGSPASGYVSSYGRRG
- a CDS encoding DUF305 domain-containing protein; the protein is MTSATRWLVPAAAAVLVAAGAVTYAVADGDHPPAPASVAVPGADSADAGFARDMAVHHQQAVEMSYIVRDGTRDEDVRRLAYDIAQTQANQRGMLLGWLDLWELPKVSADPPMTWMGMGDAPAGEDGALMPGMATDTQLEALRGKRGRDAEVGYLRLMIAHHKGGVHMAEGCVKRCEVKAERRLARGMVESQESEIDLMTGMLKERGARP
- a CDS encoding DUF3105 domain-containing protein codes for the protein MGSAKSTTPLSARDRIEEMRRAERARERRRRISVVVASTAVVAALIGAGAWAVSKGGDDDASASKAGAKTDAKGAAAAGHFSYDKDGVGTWSGKLARNHVAKKVTYPMEPPVGGDHNQVWMNCNGDVYGKAIPNENAVHALEHGAVWVTYNGKASDADVAALEKKVKATPYSLMSPVEDQKDPIMLSAWGHQRTVKSASDPALGAFFERFVQGRQTPEPGAACTGGLSG